A single Nycticebus coucang isolate mNycCou1 chromosome 16, mNycCou1.pri, whole genome shotgun sequence DNA region contains:
- the LOC128567760 gene encoding proline-rich nuclear receptor coactivator 2-like, with translation MGGGERYNIPAPPSRNVSKNQQQINRQKTKDQNSQMKIVHKKKERGHGYNSSAAAWQAMQNGGKNKPFPNNQNWNSSLSSPSLLFKSQANQNYAGAKFSEPPSPSVLPKPPSHWVPVSFNPSDKEIMTFQLKTLLKVQV, from the coding sequence ATGGGTGGTGGAGAAAGGTATAACATTCCAGCCCCTCCATCTAGAAATGTTAGTAAGAACCAACAGCAGATTAATAGACAGAAGACCAAGGATCAGAATTCTCAGATGAAGATTGttcataagaaaaaagaaagaggacatgGTTATAACTCATCAGCAGCTGCATGGCAAGCCATGCAAAATGGGGGGAAGAACAAACCTTTTCCAAATAATCAAAATTGGAACTCTAGCTTATCAAGTCCcagcttactttttaaatctCAAGCTAATCAAAACTATGCTGGAGCCAAATTTAGTGAGCCACCATCACCAAGTGTTCTTCCCAAACCTCCAAGCCACTGGGTTCCTGTTTCCTTCAATCCTTCAGATAAGGAAATAATGACATTTCAACTTAAAACCTTACTTAAAGTACAagtataa